The following proteins come from a genomic window of Streptococcus oralis:
- a CDS encoding DUF6261 family protein: MTKTFTIRPLSYTNFTNREFESLMVDTGQLLEVFAKAHKDEPMYVKHLDSFKSKLADFQSQLAIVEKKEATNLTEVDRNRDSALVGLFTLHRGFAKIKESKLKEAHETLKPVFAKYKDITKHSNDVETAEIKSLLKTLSEEPYHTAVTSLGLTPMLQAVISAQEDYDKVESQARAHKSAKEVGKTRQIRTELTSIYDLFMRYTAASAEAYPEKEHLTKLLKDLNTIRDSKRRLTGSNKKEKKVKVEEAEQVAG, translated from the coding sequence ATGACAAAAACATTTACCATCCGTCCGCTAAGCTACACCAACTTTACCAACCGCGAGTTTGAAAGTCTCATGGTAGACACGGGTCAACTACTAGAAGTTTTTGCCAAGGCACATAAGGACGAGCCTATGTATGTCAAGCACCTCGATTCCTTCAAGAGCAAGCTAGCAGACTTCCAAAGCCAACTCGCTATCGTAGAAAAGAAAGAGGCGACGAACCTGACCGAAGTCGATCGCAATCGTGACAGTGCCCTAGTCGGTCTCTTTACTCTTCATAGAGGCTTTGCTAAGATCAAGGAAAGCAAACTCAAAGAAGCCCATGAGACCTTGAAACCAGTCTTTGCCAAGTACAAGGATATCACCAAGCATAGCAATGATGTGGAAACGGCAGAAATCAAGAGTCTGCTCAAAACCCTCAGTGAAGAACCCTACCATACGGCCGTTACCAGTCTAGGTTTGACACCTATGCTACAGGCGGTGATCAGTGCGCAGGAAGACTATGATAAGGTGGAAAGTCAGGCGCGTGCGCATAAGTCTGCTAAGGAAGTTGGTAAGACCAGACAAATCCGTACCGAACTAACCAGCATCTACGACCTCTTTATGCGCTATACCGCAGCCAGTGCAGAAGCCTATCCAGAAAAAGAACACCTAACCAAACTCCTCAAGGACCTAAATACAATCCGAGATAGCAAGCGACGATTGACTGGTTCGAACAAGAAGGAGAAAAAAGTAAAAGTAGAAGAAGCAGAACAAGTAGCAGGATAA
- a CDS encoding DEAD/DEAH box helicase family protein, which produces MLDLNFKGRWRKYQKQVLDRFQDYQADKHVHLVAAPGSGKTTIGIELIARFGKPALVLVPTVTIREQWVERIQKAFLENEQKISDLVSQNLKEMKALTIVTYQAFHSAMNQLQSQEDGEAEDFVGFDLLASLRAQKVATLCLDECHHLRNEWWKSLEAFRKQYEQLQVISLTATPPYDSEPELWERYIRMCGEIDQEITVPELVKEDTLCPHQDFVYICSPTAEESEHLRQFEDRKWEYIHQLLVNPDFQALVSGSKVLKGDISSDVLLEDPKYLSAILIYMYSQGLTIPDSLENLLGAKRLPQVNSYWLELLLQSVLYQTPDWYEDPDGFREKLESDLKARGLIEQRQVSLVKSKSRDKLLNQSLGKLSGIADIFLTEYKSMGQDLRQLVLADYIRKDFATYLGDNQATISQLGVLPYFESIRRKAQEHEISVSLAVLSGSVVILPTDVVAELKELLPQVPLSFSSIGHLDPKDYVQVGFPSSAKGIVAAVTELFQRGQIQVLVGTKSLLGEGWDAPCVNSLILGSFVGSFMLSNQMRGRAIRIWPGHPEKTSNIWHLVAVQAQALITLPGEGPRPESNQDLQTLSRRMEHFLGLAYNQESIETGLDRLDFPKPPFRKKQISEYNERVKSLSKDRAGLRKKWQDALVVADRFEIVTEVATQQQKIPIMLQFDALKWVRMSLLLLAVDLLLLLFRLRLIRVWWLTAACLLFLAFATSRYLLYKSPYRRMQFLGEQIRKALLDSGYLTDDQSRVHVEEDKENYMVFAYLKGGSMRDKELFAQTVGEFFAPVDNQRYLLKAEKVRQGQSPYYVVPSLFDKRKEDAQKFLDFLTPTIGRYHLIYTRTEAGRKILLEARIQALSNKNDRILTKKKVKSRFE; this is translated from the coding sequence ATGTTAGATTTAAATTTTAAAGGAAGATGGAGAAAATACCAAAAACAGGTCTTGGATCGTTTTCAAGACTATCAAGCTGATAAACATGTTCATCTAGTAGCTGCGCCGGGATCAGGTAAGACCACCATTGGTATCGAGCTAATCGCTCGCTTTGGGAAACCAGCTTTGGTCTTGGTTCCTACGGTCACGATTCGGGAACAATGGGTCGAAAGGATCCAAAAAGCCTTTTTAGAGAACGAACAGAAGATTTCAGATCTCGTTTCCCAAAACTTAAAGGAGATGAAAGCATTAACGATTGTGACCTATCAGGCTTTTCATAGCGCCATGAACCAATTGCAATCACAAGAAGATGGAGAAGCAGAGGATTTTGTGGGGTTTGATTTGCTTGCAAGTCTAAGAGCTCAGAAAGTTGCTACTCTTTGCTTGGATGAATGCCACCACCTGCGCAATGAATGGTGGAAAAGTCTGGAAGCCTTTCGCAAGCAGTATGAACAGCTGCAAGTCATCTCCCTGACAGCGACACCACCTTATGACAGCGAGCCTGAACTATGGGAACGCTATATCCGTATGTGTGGGGAAATTGACCAAGAAATTACGGTACCTGAACTAGTCAAGGAAGACACCCTCTGTCCTCATCAGGATTTTGTTTATATCTGTTCACCAACAGCTGAAGAGTCGGAACACCTCAGGCAGTTTGAAGATAGAAAGTGGGAGTATATCCATCAGCTTTTGGTCAATCCTGACTTTCAAGCTCTAGTGTCAGGTTCAAAGGTACTCAAAGGAGACATTTCATCCGATGTTCTACTAGAAGACCCTAAGTACTTGTCGGCTATTTTGATCTATATGTATTCTCAAGGCTTGACCATTCCTGACTCTTTAGAGAATCTTTTGGGGGCGAAACGTCTGCCTCAGGTGAACTCCTACTGGCTCGAGCTGTTGTTGCAGAGTGTTCTCTATCAAACTCCAGATTGGTATGAGGATCCAGATGGATTTAGGGAAAAGTTAGAATCCGATTTGAAAGCACGGGGGTTGATCGAACAGCGACAGGTTTCTTTAGTCAAGTCCAAGTCTAGAGACAAGCTTTTAAATCAGTCTTTGGGGAAATTGTCTGGTATTGCAGATATTTTTCTGACTGAGTATAAGAGTATGGGACAAGATTTGCGACAACTCGTCTTGGCGGATTATATTCGCAAGGATTTTGCCACCTATCTGGGAGATAATCAGGCAACCATTTCTCAGTTGGGAGTTCTTCCTTATTTTGAAAGCATTCGTCGCAAAGCTCAGGAGCATGAGATATCTGTATCTTTGGCTGTCTTGTCAGGGAGTGTCGTTATTTTGCCTACCGATGTGGTAGCAGAGTTGAAGGAGCTCTTGCCTCAGGTTCCTCTTAGTTTCTCATCTATTGGTCACTTGGATCCAAAAGATTATGTGCAGGTTGGTTTTCCTAGCTCAGCTAAGGGAATCGTAGCGGCAGTGACGGAGCTTTTTCAACGAGGGCAGATTCAAGTCCTGGTCGGAACCAAATCTCTCCTCGGAGAGGGTTGGGATGCTCCTTGTGTTAATTCCCTAATACTCGGAAGCTTTGTGGGGAGCTTTATGCTAAGTAACCAGATGCGTGGCCGTGCCATTCGTATCTGGCCGGGACACCCAGAAAAGACCAGTAACATCTGGCATCTGGTAGCCGTTCAAGCGCAAGCACTTATCACTCTTCCTGGTGAGGGGCCTAGACCAGAGAGCAATCAGGATCTGCAGACCTTGTCGCGACGGATGGAGCATTTTCTTGGCTTGGCCTATAATCAGGAGAGTATTGAGACCGGTTTGGATCGTTTGGATTTTCCCAAGCCCCCCTTTAGGAAAAAGCAAATCAGCGAGTATAATGAGCGAGTTAAGAGTCTCTCCAAGGATCGAGCAGGCTTGCGCAAAAAATGGCAAGATGCTCTCGTAGTGGCAGATCGATTTGAGATTGTCACTGAAGTCGCTACTCAACAACAGAAGATTCCAATCATGCTCCAGTTTGATGCATTAAAATGGGTTCGCATGTCTTTGTTGCTCCTAGCAGTGGATTTATTGCTCTTGTTGTTTAGATTGAGACTGATTAGAGTTTGGTGGCTTACGGCAGCCTGTCTCCTCTTTCTAGCTTTTGCTACATCACGCTATCTCCTCTATAAAAGCCCCTATAGGCGTATGCAATTCCTTGGTGAGCAGATCCGAAAGGCTCTGCTAGATTCGGGGTATCTAACGGACGATCAATCCCGTGTTCATGTAGAGGAGGACAAGGAAAATTATATGGTTTTCGCCTATCTCAAGGGAGGAAGCATGAGGGACAAGGAGCTGTTTGCGCAGACTGTGGGAGAGTTCTTTGCTCCAGTGGACAATCAGCGCTATCTCTTGAAGGCAGAGAAAGTCCGACAAGGTCAGTCACCTTACTATGTCGTTCCTAGTCTTTTTGACAAGCGCAAGGAAGATGCACAGAAATTCCTCGACTTTCTGACGCCAACTATTGGACGTTATCACCTGATCTACACACGAACAGAGGCCGGACGGAAAATCCTTCTTGAAGCTCGTATCCAAGCTCTCTCTAACAAAAACGACCGTATCTTGACTAAGAAGAAGGTTAAAAGCCGATTCGAGTAG
- a CDS encoding TVP38/TMEM64 family protein codes for MSQHKQMKAVSPLLQQVINISSIVGGVGTLIFCIWAYQAGVLQSKETLSDFIQQAGLWGPPLFIFLQILQTVVPIIPGALTSVAGVFIYGHIIGTIYNYIGIVIGCAIIFYLVRLYGAAFVQSVVSKRTYDKYIGWLDKGNRFERFFIFMMIWPVSPADFLCMLAALTKMTFKRYMIIIVLTKPLTLVVYTYGLTYIIDFFWQMF; via the coding sequence ATGTCACAGCATAAGCAAATGAAAGCTGTTTCTCCCCTTCTACAGCAAGTCATCAATATCTCATCTATCGTCGGGGGAGTCGGCACCTTGATTTTCTGTATTTGGGCCTATCAGGCGGGTGTTTTACAGTCAAAGGAAACCCTATCAGACTTTATTCAGCAAGCTGGGCTTTGGGGGCCACCACTCTTTATCTTTTTACAAATCCTACAAACTGTTGTTCCGATTATTCCGGGAGCTTTGACCTCAGTGGCTGGGGTCTTTATTTACGGCCACATCATCGGAACTATCTATAACTATATCGGCATCGTGATTGGCTGTGCCATTATCTTTTACCTCGTCCGTCTCTATGGGGCTGCCTTTGTCCAGTCCGTCGTCAGCAAGCGCACCTATGACAAATACATCGGTTGGCTAGATAAAGGCAATCGTTTCGAGCGTTTCTTTATCTTTATGATGATCTGGCCAGTTAGCCCAGCTGACTTTCTCTGTATGCTGGCTGCCCTTACCAAGATGACCTTCAAACGCTATATGATTATCATCGTGTTGACCAAACCCCTTACCCTAGTAGTTTATACTTATGGTTTGACTTATATTATTGATTTCTTTTGGCAGATGTTTTGA
- the scrK gene encoding fructokinase ScrK, with product MTKLYGSLEAGGTKFVCAVGDENFNIVEKTQFPTTTPIETLDKTIEFFSKFDNLAGLAVGSFGPIDIDKNSKNYGFITTTPKPHWANVDLLGALRRALNVPMYFTTDVNSSAYGEVVARNNAGGRIENLVYYTIGTGIGAGVIQRGEFIGGVGHPEMGHYYVAKHPMDIEKEFNGVCPFHKGCLEGFAAGPSLEARTGIRGENIELNSSVWDVQAYYIAQAAVNATVTFRPDVIVFGGGVMAQQHMLDRVREKFTALLNGYLPVPDVRDYIVTPAVAGNGSATLGNFVLAKSVAK from the coding sequence ATGACAAAACTATACGGAAGCTTAGAAGCAGGCGGTACAAAGTTTGTCTGTGCTGTCGGAGATGAAAATTTTAACATTGTAGAAAAAACACAATTTCCTACAACAACTCCTATCGAGACCCTCGATAAAACCATTGAGTTCTTTTCAAAATTCGATAATCTTGCAGGTCTTGCTGTCGGATCGTTTGGCCCTATCGATATCGACAAAAATTCAAAAAACTATGGCTTTATCACAACGACTCCAAAACCTCACTGGGCAAATGTAGACCTACTTGGTGCCCTTCGTCGTGCCCTAAATGTGCCCATGTATTTCACCACAGACGTAAACAGCTCTGCCTATGGTGAAGTGGTTGCTCGTAACAATGCTGGCGGTCGTATCGAAAACTTGGTCTACTACACGATTGGTACAGGGATTGGTGCAGGTGTTATCCAACGCGGTGAGTTTATCGGAGGTGTAGGTCACCCTGAGATGGGTCACTACTATGTGGCCAAACACCCAATGGATATTGAAAAAGAATTCAACGGTGTTTGTCCATTCCACAAAGGCTGTTTGGAAGGCTTTGCGGCTGGACCAAGTCTTGAAGCTCGTACAGGTATTCGTGGTGAAAACATCGAACTTAATAGCTCTGTTTGGGATGTTCAAGCCTACTATATCGCTCAAGCTGCGGTCAATGCTACTGTGACTTTCCGTCCAGATGTGATCGTCTTTGGTGGTGGGGTCATGGCCCAACAACATATGCTTGACCGTGTGCGTGAGAAATTCACAGCTCTTCTCAACGGCTACCTACCAGTACCAGATGTGCGTGACTATATCGTGACTCCAGCAGTCGCAGGAAATGGCTCCGCAACACTTGGAAACTTTGTTCTCGCTAAAAGTGTCGCAAAATAA
- a CDS encoding sucrose-specific PTS transporter subunit IIBC, whose translation MNNQDIAKKVIEALGGRENVNSVAHCATRLRVMVKDEGKINKEVIENLDKVQGAFFNSGQYQIIFGTGTVNKMYDEVVALGLPTSSKEDMKAEAAKQGNWFQRAIRTFGDVFVPIIPVIVATGLFMGVRGLLNALGMTLPEDVTIYSQILTDTAFIILPGLVVWSTFRVFGGNPAVGIVLGMMLVSGSLPNAWAVASGGEVTAMNFFGFIPVVGLQGSVLPAFIIGVVGAKFEKALRKVVPDVLDLLVTPFVTLLVMSILGLFVIGPVFHVVENYILFGTKAILGLPFGLGGLVIGGVHQLIVVSGVHHIFNLLEVQLLAADHVNPFNAIITAAMTAQGAATVAVGVKTKNPKLKTLAFPAALSAFLGITEPAIFGVNLRFRKPFFLSLIAGAIGGGLASILGLAGTGNGITIIPGTMLYVGNGQLLQYLLMVAVSFVLGFALTYMFGYEDEEEVATEVATERLAQEETTGNIPVAPQNETIQTPIVGDVVALENVNDPVFSSGAMGQGIAVKPSQGVVYAPADAEVSIAFATGHAYGLKTANGAEILIHVGIDTVSMNGEGFEAKVAQGDKVKAGDVLGTFDSNKIAAAGLDDTTMVIVTNTADYASVTPVASGSVVKGDAVIEVKI comes from the coding sequence ATGAACAATCAGGATATTGCAAAAAAAGTCATCGAAGCCCTTGGCGGACGTGAAAATGTCAACAGTGTTGCCCACTGTGCGACTCGTCTACGTGTCATGGTCAAAGATGAAGGGAAAATCAATAAGGAAGTGATTGAGAACTTGGATAAAGTTCAAGGAGCTTTCTTTAACTCAGGTCAATACCAAATCATCTTTGGTACTGGTACAGTAAACAAGATGTACGACGAAGTGGTTGCACTCGGTTTACCAACATCTTCTAAAGAAGACATGAAAGCAGAAGCTGCTAAACAAGGAAATTGGTTCCAACGTGCTATCCGTACTTTCGGTGACGTTTTCGTGCCAATCATCCCAGTTATCGTAGCAACTGGTCTCTTCATGGGTGTTCGTGGTCTCTTGAATGCTCTTGGAATGACACTTCCAGAAGATGTTACCATTTACAGCCAAATCCTCACAGATACAGCCTTCATCATCTTGCCAGGTTTGGTTGTATGGTCAACCTTCCGCGTATTTGGTGGAAATCCAGCCGTTGGTATCGTCCTTGGTATGATGCTGGTTTCTGGTTCACTTCCAAACGCTTGGGCAGTAGCATCAGGTGGTGAAGTAACAGCTATGAACTTCTTTGGCTTCATTCCTGTTGTTGGTTTGCAAGGTTCTGTTCTTCCGGCCTTCATTATCGGGGTGGTCGGAGCCAAGTTTGAAAAAGCACTTCGCAAAGTGGTTCCAGATGTCTTGGATCTCTTGGTGACACCGTTCGTGACACTTTTGGTCATGTCTATCCTTGGACTCTTTGTCATCGGACCAGTCTTCCACGTGGTTGAAAACTATATCCTTTTCGGAACAAAAGCGATTCTTGGCTTGCCATTTGGCCTTGGTGGTTTGGTCATCGGTGGGGTTCACCAATTGATCGTCGTTTCAGGTGTGCACCACATCTTCAACTTGCTTGAAGTGCAATTGCTTGCTGCTGACCATGTGAACCCATTTAACGCTATTATCACTGCAGCGATGACAGCTCAAGGGGCTGCAACTGTTGCCGTTGGTGTCAAAACTAAAAATCCTAAACTGAAAACACTTGCTTTCCCAGCTGCTCTTTCTGCCTTCCTCGGTATTACAGAGCCTGCTATCTTCGGGGTAAACTTGCGCTTCCGTAAACCATTCTTCCTTTCATTGATCGCTGGTGCTATCGGTGGTGGATTGGCTTCTATCCTTGGACTTGCTGGTACTGGTAATGGTATCACCATCATCCCTGGTACAATGCTTTACGTTGGTAACGGCCAATTGCTTCAATACCTTCTTATGGTAGCTGTATCATTCGTTCTTGGTTTTGCCCTTACTTACATGTTTGGTTACGAGGACGAAGAAGAAGTTGCTACTGAAGTTGCGACAGAGCGCTTGGCCCAAGAAGAAACAACTGGTAACATCCCAGTAGCTCCTCAAAACGAAACAATCCAAACTCCTATCGTTGGTGACGTGGTTGCTCTTGAGAATGTTAACGACCCAGTCTTTTCAAGTGGTGCAATGGGGCAAGGGATCGCTGTAAAACCAAGCCAAGGTGTGGTTTACGCACCAGCTGATGCAGAAGTATCGATTGCCTTTGCTACAGGACATGCTTACGGTTTGAAGACAGCTAATGGAGCTGAAATCTTGATCCACGTTGGTATCGATACTGTATCTATGAATGGTGAAGGTTTTGAAGCAAAAGTTGCTCAAGGAGATAAGGTCAAAGCAGGTGACGTTCTTGGAACCTTCGACTCAAACAAAATCGCTGCCGCAGGTCTTGACGACACAACAATGGTTATCGTAACCAACACAGCAGACTACGCTTCTGTGACACCAGTCGCAAGCGGTTCAGTTGTTAAGGGTGATGCCGTTATTGAAGTGAAAATCTAA
- a CDS encoding sucrose-6-phosphate hydrolase gives MEWTTERRYRRYEDWSNDEIKQIKEKMAQSPWHTRYHVEPKTGLLNDPNGFSYFDGKWILFYQNFPFGAAHGLKSWVQLESDDLVHFTETGVKVLPDTPLDSHGAYSGSAMQFGDNLFLFYTGNVRDENWIRHPYQVGALMDKDGKITKIDKILIDQPADSTDHFRDPQIFNFKGQYYAIVGGQDLEKKGFVRLYKAVDNDYTNWQAVDDLEFANDRTAYMMECPNLVFVGEQPVLLYCPQGLDKSVLDYDNIYPNMYKIGASFDPENAKMVDVSPLQNLDYGFEAYATQAFNTPDGRALAVSWLGLPDVSYPSDRFDHQGTFSLVKELTIKDGKLYQYPVSAVKELRSSEEIFSNRTQTNNTYEIELNLEANSQSEIVLLADKEGKGLSINFDLVNGEVTVDRSQAGEQYAQEFGTARSCPINNQATTATIFIDKSVFEIFINKGEKVFSGRVFPHADQNGILIKSGNPTGTYYELDYGRKTN, from the coding sequence ATGGAATGGACAACTGAGCGCCGTTATAGACGCTATGAAGATTGGTCTAATGATGAAATCAAGCAAATCAAGGAAAAGATGGCACAATCTCCTTGGCATACTCGTTACCATGTCGAGCCTAAAACAGGGCTTCTCAATGATCCAAATGGCTTTTCTTATTTTGATGGCAAATGGATTCTCTTTTACCAGAACTTCCCCTTTGGTGCAGCCCATGGGTTGAAGTCTTGGGTGCAGCTTGAAAGTGATGATCTAGTACACTTCACAGAAACTGGAGTCAAAGTTTTGCCAGATACTCCATTGGATAGCCACGGTGCCTACTCTGGTTCTGCCATGCAGTTTGGCGATAACTTGTTCCTATTTTATACAGGAAATGTCCGTGATGAAAACTGGATTCGTCACCCTTACCAGGTTGGTGCTTTGATGGATAAGGATGGCAAGATTACAAAGATTGACAAGATCTTGATTGACCAGCCAGCAGACTCTACTGACCACTTCCGCGATCCACAAATTTTTAACTTCAAGGGCCAATATTATGCTATCGTCGGTGGACAGGACTTGGAGAAAAAAGGCTTCGTCCGTCTCTACAAGGCTGTGGACAACGACTACACAAACTGGCAAGCGGTTGACGACCTTGAATTTGCTAACGACCGCACTGCCTACATGATGGAATGTCCAAACTTGGTCTTTGTAGGGGAGCAACCTGTCCTTCTCTACTGCCCACAAGGATTGGATAAGAGTGTTCTAGACTATGACAATATCTATCCAAACATGTACAAAATCGGGGCTTCCTTTGATCCTGAAAATGCCAAAATGGTAGATGTATCTCCATTGCAAAATCTAGACTATGGTTTTGAAGCCTATGCAACTCAAGCATTTAACACTCCAGATGGACGTGCATTGGCAGTAAGTTGGCTTGGGTTACCAGATGTTTCTTACCCATCTGACCGTTTTGACCACCAAGGAACCTTCTCATTGGTCAAAGAACTCACTATCAAAGATGGCAAACTCTACCAATATCCTGTCTCAGCCGTCAAAGAACTTCGTTCTTCTGAAGAGATCTTCTCAAATCGTACTCAAACCAATAACACCTACGAAATCGAACTAAACTTAGAAGCCAATAGTCAGAGCGAGATTGTCTTACTTGCTGATAAAGAAGGCAAGGGACTTTCAATCAACTTTGACCTTGTCAATGGAGAGGTGACAGTGGATCGTAGTCAGGCTGGTGAACAGTATGCCCAAGAATTTGGTACGGCTCGTTCTTGCCCTATCAATAACCAAGCTACTACTGCCACTATATTCATCGACAAGTCAGTCTTTGAAATTTTCATCAATAAAGGAGAAAAAGTATTTTCTGGTCGTGTCTTTCCTCATGCCGATCAAAATGGTATCCTGATCAAATCTGGAAATCCAACCGGAACTTACTATGAATTAGATTATGGTCGCAAAACTAACTGA
- a CDS encoding LacI family DNA-binding transcriptional regulator, whose amino-acid sequence MVAKLTDVAKLAGVSPTTVSRVINKKGYLSEKTIQKVNEAMRELGYKPNNLARSLQGKSAKLIGLIFPNISNVFYAELIDKLEHQLFKNGYKTIICNSEHDSEKEREYIEMLEANQVDGIISGSHNLGIEDYNRVTAPIISFDRNLSPDIPVVSSDNYGGGVLAAQTLVKTGAQSIIMITGNDNSNSPTGLRHAGFASVLPKAPIINVSSDFSPVRKEMEIKNILTHQKPDAIFASDDLTAILVIKIAQELGISVPEELKVIGYDGTYFIENYYPYLTTIKQPMKEIAQLTVDLLLQKIEGKEVATTGYFLPVTLLPGKSI is encoded by the coding sequence ATGGTCGCAAAACTAACTGATGTCGCAAAACTTGCAGGCGTCAGCCCTACTACTGTTTCTCGAGTTATCAATAAAAAGGGTTACCTATCTGAGAAAACCATTCAAAAAGTCAATGAGGCCATGCGAGAATTGGGCTATAAACCCAACAACCTGGCTCGTAGTCTTCAAGGGAAATCGGCTAAGTTAATCGGCTTGATTTTCCCCAATATTTCCAATGTTTTCTACGCAGAATTGATTGATAAGTTGGAACACCAACTCTTCAAAAATGGCTACAAGACCATCATCTGTAACAGCGAGCATGACTCTGAGAAGGAACGGGAATACATCGAAATGCTAGAGGCCAATCAGGTCGACGGTATCATTTCTGGAAGTCATAATCTAGGAATCGAGGACTACAATCGTGTGACAGCACCGATTATTTCCTTTGACCGAAATCTATCACCAGACATCCCTGTCGTCTCCTCTGATAACTACGGTGGCGGGGTCCTCGCAGCTCAAACTCTGGTCAAGACAGGCGCCCAGTCTATCATCATGATTACAGGAAATGACAATTCCAACTCGCCTACTGGACTTCGCCATGCTGGCTTTGCCTCTGTTCTCCCTAAAGCACCTATTATCAATGTTTCGAGTGACTTTTCGCCCGTCAGGAAAGAAATGGAAATCAAGAATATCTTGACCCATCAGAAACCAGATGCCATCTTTGCTTCGGATGATTTGACAGCTATTCTGGTCATTAAAATCGCTCAAGAGCTAGGCATCTCTGTTCCTGAGGAGCTCAAGGTCATCGGCTATGATGGGACCTACTTTATCGAGAACTACTACCCTTACTTGACAACGATTAAGCAGCCTATGAAAGAGATTGCCCAACTCACTGTCGATCTCCTCTTACAGAAGATTGAAGGTAAAGAGGTCGCGACAACCGGTTACTTCTTACCAGTCACCCTATTACCCGGAAAAAGTATTTAA
- a CDS encoding hydroxymethylglutaryl-CoA reductase, degradative, which yields MKISWNGFSKKSYYERLELLRAQALLSPEKQTSLEQDEQVSLAVADQLSENVVGTFSLPYSIIPELLVNGQDYTVPYVTEEPSVVAAASYASKIIKRAGGFTAQVHGRQMIGQVALYQVANPDLAQEKIASKKAELLELANQAYPSIVKRGGGARDLHVEQIKGETDFLVVYLHVDTQEAMGANMLNTMLEALKPVLEELSQGQSLMGILSNYATDSLVTASCRIAFRYLNPQKDQGREIAEKIVLASQFAQVDPYRAATHNKGIFNGIDAILIATGNDWRAIEAGAHAFASRDGRYQGLSRWSIDKDTEELVGEMTLPMPVATKGGSIGLNPRVALSHELLGNPSAKELAQIIVSIGLAQNFAALKALVSTGIQQGHMKLQAKSLALLAGASESEVAPLVERLIADKTFNLETAQRYLENLRS from the coding sequence ATGAAGATAAGTTGGAATGGATTTTCTAAAAAATCATACTATGAGCGCCTGGAGTTGTTGCGAGCTCAGGCGCTCCTTAGTCCTGAAAAGCAAACGAGTCTCGAGCAGGATGAACAAGTCAGCTTGGCAGTTGCAGACCAGCTGAGTGAGAATGTAGTGGGTACTTTTTCTCTGCCTTATTCCATCATTCCAGAGCTTTTGGTGAACGGTCAGGACTACACAGTTCCCTATGTGACAGAAGAACCGTCCGTGGTTGCTGCGGCGAGCTATGCAAGTAAAATCATCAAGCGAGCAGGTGGCTTTACTGCTCAAGTACATGGGCGCCAGATGATCGGTCAGGTGGCCCTTTATCAAGTTGCTAATCCAGATCTAGCGCAAGAGAAGATTGCCAGCAAGAAAGCAGAGCTCTTGGAACTTGCCAATCAAGCCTATCCTTCTATCGTCAAACGTGGTGGCGGGGCGCGTGATTTGCATGTAGAGCAGATCAAAGGTGAAACAGACTTTCTCGTTGTTTATCTCCATGTCGATACTCAGGAAGCTATGGGAGCCAATATGCTCAACACCATGCTGGAAGCCTTGAAACCAGTCTTAGAAGAACTCAGTCAAGGGCAGAGCCTTATGGGAATTTTGTCCAACTACGCGACAGATTCTCTAGTGACAGCAAGCTGTCGTATTGCCTTTCGCTACTTGAACCCTCAAAAGGATCAAGGACGAGAAATTGCGGAGAAAATAGTCTTGGCTAGCCAGTTTGCGCAGGTTGATCCCTACCGAGCGGCTACTCATAATAAAGGGATTTTTAACGGTATTGATGCGATTTTGATTGCCACTGGTAATGACTGGCGTGCCATCGAAGCCGGGGCCCATGCCTTTGCCAGTCGAGACGGTCGCTATCAAGGCCTCAGCCGTTGGAGTATAGATAAGGACACAGAAGAATTGGTCGGTGAGATGACACTACCCATGCCGGTAGCGACCAAGGGTGGCTCAATCGGACTCAACCCACGTGTAGCCCTCAGTCATGAACTACTGGGAAATCCTTCAGCTAAGGAATTAGCTCAGATTATCGTGTCCATCGGTCTTGCCCAAAACTTTGCGGCCCTCAAAGCCTTAGTAAGTACGGGCATCCAGCAAGGCCACATGAAATTGCAGGCCAAATCCCTAGCTCTTCTAGCAGGTGCTAGTGAGTCTGAAGTTGCTCCCCTAGTTGAGCGACTCATCGCAGATAAAACCTTTAACTTAGAGACAGCTCAGCGCTATCTAGAAAATTTAAGATCATAA